A genomic window from Pocillopora verrucosa isolate sample1 chromosome 7, ASM3666991v2, whole genome shotgun sequence includes:
- the LOC131783958 gene encoding LOW QUALITY PROTEIN: reticulon-3-A (The sequence of the model RefSeq protein was modified relative to this genomic sequence to represent the inferred CDS: inserted 3 bases in 2 codons; deleted 1 base in 1 codon; substituted 2 bases at 2 genomic stop codons), producing the protein MMSESASPETGDLVDFSSGMEDQEDVSSTTPSLDDIVXKDEPSPEGENVPDEREETSAVEDLGSEQVESEEKPEEPATKELTSWPAVWMKHTGVDQRVIDLIYWRCLKKTGIVVAIELXLLFSLTTYTFLSVVTFFSMALLTVSLRYRVGMTVMGAIQKSGTENPFKXVLKRDXTAFDVDIPKEKAVEFVEASIDHINCYSKELRRLFLVEYIVDSIKVYNRMSSVLLFWTLLWVLSYVGAWFSALTLIIIGGIVLFSVPRLYEDHQDKVDEYVQLARKKVGSLIEQAKSKLPAKLQSRKLHKHQNSSSWNSNDSKMRPDFQV; encoded by the exons ATGATGTCGGAGTCCGCTTCACCAGAAACAGGAGACTTGGTAGATTTTTCATCAGGCATGGAGGATCAGGAGGATGTCTCCTCGACTACACCATCTTTGGATGACATTGT AAAAGACGAACCATCGCCAGAAGGTGAAAACGTGCCTGATGAAAGAGAAGAAACGTCGGCTGTCGAAGATCTAGGATCAGAGCAAGTAGAATCGGAAGAAAAACCAGAAGAACCAGCCACGAAAG AGCTGACAAGTTGGCCGGCGGTATGGATGAAACACACCGGCGTGGATCAACGAG TAATTGATCTGATCTACTGGCGGTGTCTGAAGAAAACAGGAATAGTGGTTGCCATTGAAC GTTTGTTGTTCTCTTTGACCACCTATACATTCCTCAGTGTTGTGACCTTCTTCTCCATGGCGCTGTTA ACAGTGTCGCTGCGTTATAGGGTTGGCATGACTGTTATGGGTGCTATCCAGAAAAGCGGCACTGAGAATCCCTTCAAGTAAGTGCTTAAAAGGGACTGAACAGCTTTTG ACGTGGATATCCccaaagaaaag GCTGTGGAGTTTGTAGAGGCCAGTATTGATCATATCAACTGTTATTCCAAGGAACTGAGGCGACTCTTCCTAGTAGAGTATATTGTTGACTCCATCAAGGTATATAATAGAATGTCAAGTGTGCTCTTAT TTTGGACTTTGTTGTGGGTTCTATCCTATGTTGGAGCTTGGTTCAGTGCCTTGACTCTCATCATTATCG GTGGTATTGTCCTATTCTCTGTGCCTCGCTTGTATGAAGATCATCAG gATAAGGTTGATGAGTACGTCCAATTGGCTCGAAAGAAAGTTGGAAGCCTCATTGAACA GGCAAAGTCCAAGCTGCCTGCTAAACTGCAAAGCAGAAAGCTTCATAAACACCAAAACTCCAGTTCATGGAATTCAAATGATTCCAAAATGAGACCTGATTTTCAAGTGTAA